CACCCAAGCGGTTACGAGGAAGTACTGGTACACAATGTTAAGGAGCTTGAGACGATAGACCCAACCAGACAGGCCGCTAGAATAGCTAGAACCGTCGGAAAGAAGAAGAGACTCATGATAATTGAGAGAGCCAAGGAATTGGGTATTAAGGTACTCAACGCGAGGTGAAGGTCATGCTCAAAATGCAGAGAAGAATTGCTGCTGAACTTTTGAAATGTGGCGAGAATAGGGTTTGGATAGACCCTGAAAGAATTGATGATGTTAAGTCCGCTATCACAAGAGAGGACATTAAAAGATTAATCAATGAAGGCGTCATCAAGAAAAAGCCAATTAAGGGACAGAGCAGGTACAGGGCAAAGCTTAGGCAAGAAGCGAGAAAGAAGGGAAGGCATAGGGGACATGGAAGCAGAAAGGGTAAGAAGACCGCAAGGATGGGCAAGAAAGAGAGATGGATGATGACGATTAGAGCCCTTAGAAAGGAACTTAGAAAGCTCAAGGCAGAGAAGAAGATTGATGAACACACCTACCGCAACCTTTACATAAGGGCCAAGGGCGGACAGTTCAAGAGCAAACACCAGCTTTATCTGTTCATGGAAGAGAAAGGGATATTGAAGAGGTGATATAAATGGCACACGGACCAAGATATAGGGTTCCATTCAGAAGGAGAAGGGAAGGTAAGACTAACTATCACAAGAGGCTTGCACTCCTTAAATCAGGCAAGCCCAGATTAGTTGTGAGAAAAACCCTCAACCACCACATAGCTCAGATAGTGCTATATGATCCAAAGGGCGACAAAACAGTTGTTTCAGCTCACACAAGAGAGCTCATGAGGGACTTTGGATGGAAGGGACACG
This region of Thermococcus alcaliphilus genomic DNA includes:
- a CDS encoding 50S ribosomal protein L19e, producing the protein MLKMQRRIAAELLKCGENRVWIDPERIDDVKSAITREDIKRLINEGVIKKKPIKGQSRYRAKLRQEARKKGRHRGHGSRKGKKTARMGKKERWMMTIRALRKELRKLKAEKKIDEHTYRNLYIRAKGGQFKSKHQLYLFMEEKGILKR